The following are from one region of the Phycisphaerales bacterium genome:
- a CDS encoding NAD-dependent succinate-semialdehyde dehydrogenase yields MSLQNNPKSENLINGSWVGADSGKTIDVLDPATDEKLASIPDAGGAEATRAIDAAHEAFGPWSKRTAADRGKLVGRLAELMHRDADRLAALMTAEQGKPLSEAKGEINYAASFLEWAAGEAPRMYGEMVPASSNDKRILVMRQPVGVCGIITPWNFPAAMITRKIGPALAAGCTVVIKPAELTPLSAIAIGELAIEAGLPAGTVNIVTGNSKAVAKPMFEDGRVRKLSFTGSTPVGQILMKQASENLLRLSMELGGHAPFIVFDDADLERSVNAAVACKFRNAGQTCICANRFYVQSGIYDAFMDRFAKAVEKLKVGRGTQDGVDIGPLINDKAIEKVQEHVDDARSKGATIKVGGEMVKLDGLANRFYAPTLIDGMTPDMKCASEETFGPVAPVAKFENDQEAIDAANNTPYGLASYFFTSDATRLMRTAEALEYGIVGANDAAPSTAQAPFGGVKHSGFGREGGKYVMEEYTNLKYVSWGLV; encoded by the coding sequence GTGAGCTTGCAGAACAACCCCAAGAGCGAAAATCTCATCAACGGCTCGTGGGTCGGCGCCGACAGCGGCAAGACCATCGACGTGCTCGACCCGGCGACTGACGAGAAGCTCGCGTCCATTCCCGACGCCGGCGGCGCCGAGGCCACGCGAGCCATCGACGCGGCCCATGAGGCCTTCGGTCCGTGGTCGAAGCGCACCGCCGCCGACCGAGGCAAACTGGTGGGGCGCCTGGCCGAATTGATGCACCGCGATGCCGACCGGCTGGCGGCCCTGATGACCGCCGAGCAGGGCAAGCCACTGAGCGAGGCAAAAGGCGAGATCAACTACGCCGCGTCGTTCCTGGAGTGGGCGGCGGGCGAAGCGCCGCGGATGTACGGCGAGATGGTGCCCGCTAGCAGCAACGACAAGCGCATCCTGGTCATGCGCCAGCCCGTGGGCGTGTGCGGCATCATCACGCCCTGGAACTTTCCGGCAGCGATGATCACCCGCAAGATCGGCCCCGCGCTCGCGGCGGGGTGCACGGTGGTCATCAAGCCCGCCGAGCTGACGCCCTTGAGCGCCATCGCCATCGGCGAGTTGGCCATCGAGGCGGGGCTGCCCGCGGGCACGGTGAACATCGTGACGGGCAACAGCAAGGCCGTCGCCAAGCCCATGTTCGAAGACGGCCGCGTGCGCAAGTTGAGCTTCACCGGCTCGACGCCCGTGGGCCAGATCCTCATGAAGCAGGCCAGCGAGAACCTGCTGCGGCTCTCGATGGAGCTGGGCGGGCACGCTCCGTTTATCGTGTTCGACGATGCCGACCTGGAGCGGTCGGTCAACGCCGCGGTGGCCTGCAAGTTCCGCAATGCGGGGCAGACGTGCATCTGCGCCAATCGCTTCTACGTGCAAAGCGGGATCTACGACGCGTTCATGGACCGCTTCGCCAAGGCCGTCGAGAAGCTCAAGGTCGGGCGAGGCACGCAGGATGGCGTGGACATCGGCCCGCTGATCAACGACAAGGCCATCGAGAAGGTGCAAGAGCACGTGGACGACGCCAGGAGCAAGGGCGCCACGATCAAGGTCGGCGGCGAGATGGTCAAGCTCGACGGCCTGGCCAATCGCTTCTATGCCCCCACCCTCATCGACGGCATGACGCCCGACATGAAGTGCGCAAGCGAAGAGACCTTCGGCCCCGTCGCCCCAGTCGCGAAGTTCGAGAATGACCAGGAGGCCATCGACGCGGCCAACAACACGCCGTATGGCCTGGCCAGCTACTTCTTCACCAGCGACGCGACCCGTCTGATGCGCACCGCCGAGGCACTGGAGTACGGCATCGTGGGCGCCAACGACGCGGCACCGTCGACCGCTCAGGCGCCGTTCGGGGGCGTGAAGCACTCGGGCTTCGGCCGTGAGGGCGGCAAGTACGTGATGGAGGAGTACACCAACCTCAAGTACGTCTCGTGGGGGTTGGTCTAG
- a CDS encoding aspartate aminotransferase family protein: MPAAASQTASQDLVARRQKVVCSGVGMLSPMTAASASGAIITDADGREFIDFASGIGVMSVGHGDPAVVRAVSEQVATLQHACIHVATYEPYIALCEKLVELFPHHERDDDSTKAMLISTGAEAVENAIKIARQATGRAGVICFTGAFHGRTLLAGTLTSKVHLKQGCGPYAPEVYRLPFPRPLPGESISEADLVSRELGRLERAFHDTVAASQVAAIIIEVVQGEGGFSVAPKAYLQGLRRICDEHGIVLIFDEVQSGFCRTGKWAAYEHFGVKPDLSPWAKAMGGGLPMACVIGKASVMDRVNPGTLGGTYGGNPVACAASLAAIDRMEELKLNARAERIGGILGKRFTELQQRVKHITDVRGLGAMMAIELSEGGDPTRPAGALVKAVIDDCRSKGLLIIAAGVSGNCIRVLTPLVITEEQLNKGLDILCQSIEQHAAQH, encoded by the coding sequence GTGCCAGCAGCCGCCTCGCAGACCGCCTCGCAAGACCTCGTCGCCCGCCGCCAGAAGGTGGTGTGCTCGGGCGTCGGCATGCTCAGCCCGATGACCGCCGCCAGCGCGTCGGGCGCCATCATCACCGATGCCGACGGGCGGGAGTTCATCGATTTTGCCAGCGGCATCGGCGTCATGAGCGTGGGCCACGGCGACCCGGCGGTCGTCCGGGCCGTCAGCGAGCAGGTCGCCACGCTCCAGCACGCGTGCATCCACGTGGCGACCTACGAGCCTTACATTGCGTTGTGCGAGAAGCTCGTGGAACTCTTCCCCCACCACGAGCGCGACGATGACAGCACCAAGGCCATGCTGATCAGCACCGGGGCCGAAGCGGTGGAGAACGCCATCAAGATCGCCCGCCAGGCCACCGGGCGAGCGGGCGTGATCTGTTTCACGGGCGCCTTCCACGGCCGAACGCTGCTGGCCGGAACGCTGACGAGCAAGGTGCACCTGAAGCAAGGCTGCGGCCCCTACGCGCCAGAGGTCTATCGCCTGCCATTCCCCAGGCCCCTGCCGGGCGAATCCATCAGCGAGGCTGACCTGGTTTCGCGTGAGCTTGGCCGGCTCGAGCGTGCCTTCCATGACACCGTGGCGGCCTCGCAGGTCGCCGCCATCATCATCGAGGTCGTCCAGGGCGAGGGCGGCTTCAGCGTGGCGCCAAAGGCGTACTTGCAGGGCCTGCGCCGAATCTGCGACGAGCACGGCATCGTCCTGATCTTCGATGAGGTGCAGTCGGGTTTCTGCCGAACCGGGAAGTGGGCGGCGTACGAGCACTTCGGCGTCAAGCCCGACCTGAGCCCCTGGGCAAAGGCGATGGGTGGCGGATTGCCGATGGCCTGCGTCATCGGCAAGGCCAGCGTCATGGATCGCGTGAATCCCGGAACGCTCGGCGGCACCTACGGCGGCAACCCGGTTGCCTGCGCCGCATCGCTGGCCGCCATCGATCGCATGGAAGAGCTCAAGCTCAACGCACGAGCCGAGCGCATCGGCGGCATCCTTGGCAAGCGATTCACCGAGTTGCAGCAGCGCGTCAAGCACATTACCGACGTGCGCGGCTTGGGGGCCATGATGGCCATCGAACTGAGCGAGGGCGGGGATCCGACGCGGCCCGCCGGAGCGCTGGTGAAGGCCGTCATCGACGACTGCCGAAGCAAGGGATTGCTGATCATCGCGGCGGGCGTGTCGGGCAACTGCATCCGCGTGCTGACGCCACTGGTGATCACCGAAGAGCAGTTGAATAAGGGCCTGGACATCCTTTGCCAGAGCATCGAGCAGCACGCCGCCCAACACTGA
- a CDS encoding carbon-nitrogen hydrolase family protein: MRPYAIAGLQLKVSGRRSNLEHVTDRVEMLMHLYPWVQMVVVSELATFGGWTGHAMPLPGDVEQHYQRLAARHGIWLLPGSLYEKTDQGIFNTTPVIDPSGAVIARYRKMFPFMPYETGVEWGTEFCVFDVPEVGRFGVSICYDMWFPETSRTLAAMGAEVLLHPTLTPTMDRDVELSIARATAAMNQMFVVDINGIGDGGNGRSLFVAPSGDVLYQAGSNEELLPIEIDLDRVRRSREVGLKGLGQPLKSFRDRRVDFDVYNRKSPVTEYLNTLGSLEKMARGSRAGIGFGEHAPFTETPPVAPPPAPAPAPAAPPSAPGTST, from the coding sequence ATGCGTCCATATGCCATCGCCGGCCTGCAGCTCAAGGTCTCCGGGCGGCGTTCGAATCTCGAGCACGTGACCGATCGCGTCGAGATGCTCATGCACTTGTATCCCTGGGTGCAGATGGTCGTCGTCAGTGAGCTCGCGACCTTCGGCGGCTGGACCGGCCACGCCATGCCCCTGCCCGGCGACGTCGAGCAGCACTACCAGCGGCTCGCGGCGCGACACGGCATCTGGCTGCTCCCAGGGTCGCTCTACGAGAAGACCGACCAGGGCATCTTCAACACCACGCCCGTCATCGATCCCAGCGGCGCCGTCATCGCGCGATATCGGAAGATGTTTCCCTTCATGCCGTATGAGACCGGCGTGGAGTGGGGAACCGAGTTTTGCGTGTTCGACGTGCCCGAGGTTGGCCGCTTCGGCGTGAGCATCTGCTACGACATGTGGTTTCCCGAGACCAGCCGAACCCTGGCGGCCATGGGCGCCGAGGTCTTGCTGCACCCCACCCTCACGCCCACCATGGACCGCGACGTGGAGCTTTCCATCGCACGCGCCACCGCGGCAATGAACCAGATGTTCGTCGTCGACATCAACGGCATTGGTGACGGCGGCAACGGCCGCTCGCTCTTCGTGGCTCCGTCCGGAGACGTGCTGTACCAGGCAGGGAGCAACGAAGAACTGCTGCCAATCGAGATCGATCTCGATCGCGTTCGCCGCTCGCGCGAGGTCGGGCTCAAGGGCCTGGGTCAGCCGCTCAAGAGCTTCCGCGATCGACGCGTGGACTTCGACGTGTACAACCGCAAATCGCCGGTGACCGAGTACCTCAACACGCTTGGCTCGCTCGAGAAGATGGCCCGCGGCAGCCGGGCCGGCATTGGCTTCGGCGAGCATGCGCCCTTCACCGAAACCCCGCCGGTCGCGCCGCCCCCGGCTCCGGCCCCGGCCCCCGCGGCGCCACCTTCGGCCCCAGGAACCTCCACATGA
- a CDS encoding aminotransferase class I/II-fold pyridoxal phosphate-dependent enzyme, which yields MTQAHSQRESTPPDSRPQRQRGRQYSAFQLRMDTWNELQVRTTWLREMSRAGQDAAEPRALVGQSLEVLASLEPYWAFPGPARMDELTRLHQNGATGELADRVAAISRLLIGDAYRDRGGAAFDEPGRDQRNGGQDAEARSRARGRPYFEVLFVDGADAYDHDSLRDGLAACRREADEFVYDVLTVPSAQDAVIAVLFNPTIQAVFLRYNFGFFTNNNHPALRRYLDALSAEKMPNSYGLDRSLHLASVLKKLRPELDLYLVTDTPLDSVAGNVGSAFRRTFYRLEQYMEQHLSILRGVRERYETPFFDALRRYAAKPTGVFHALPIARGKSMTTSHWAKDFHEFYGSNLFLAETSATSGGLDSLLQPRGPIRKAQEAAARAFGARQTFFVTNGTSTANKIVQQALVQPGDIVLVDRDCHKSHHYAFVLAGAHPVYLDSYPLQKYTMYGAVPLEEIERQLLALQDAGKLDRVRMLVLTNCTFDGLTYDPAAVMQRILAIKPDMIFLWDEAWFGYARFSPTLRRRTAMDAASRLRRMYRSDEYRNAYANRSDADGAMADPDQVRVRVYATQSTHKTLTSLRQGSMIHVYDEDFEQRASTALLEALMTHTSTSPNYQIIASLDAGRRQVELEGYELVEKTIDLAMTLRKRVNEHPDISRFFRVLRPADMIPSELRPSGLEFYYDPEQGWGKMDAAWREDEFTLDPTRVTLEMSATGIDGDTLRHMLMDRYDIQINKTSRNTMLFMPNIGTTRGDVAYLIETLADISRRVEDQLSTESSAGLSLHTQKVDSLLEGPPLPNFSRFHDAFRDTSADTPEGDLRRAFFLAYDQDNTAWVKLDRDLLRQIKDGREFVSAAFVTPYPPGFPILVPGQVLSAEIIAYLLALDVKEIHGYHTTYGLRVFEDHVLGS from the coding sequence ATGACCCAGGCACACTCCCAGCGTGAATCCACACCGCCAGACTCGCGGCCGCAACGCCAGCGCGGCCGGCAGTACAGCGCCTTCCAGCTTCGGATGGACACCTGGAACGAATTGCAGGTGCGTACGACCTGGCTTCGAGAGATGAGTCGGGCGGGCCAGGACGCCGCCGAGCCGCGGGCGCTGGTCGGCCAGAGCCTCGAAGTCCTCGCCAGCCTGGAACCCTACTGGGCCTTCCCCGGCCCGGCACGCATGGACGAACTGACACGCCTGCACCAGAACGGCGCCACGGGAGAACTCGCCGACCGTGTGGCGGCCATCAGTCGGCTGCTCATCGGAGACGCCTATCGCGACCGCGGCGGCGCGGCATTCGACGAGCCAGGCCGCGACCAGCGCAATGGGGGACAGGATGCCGAAGCACGCTCGCGGGCCCGTGGCCGCCCGTACTTCGAGGTCTTGTTCGTCGATGGCGCCGATGCCTATGACCACGACTCGCTGCGTGACGGCCTGGCCGCATGCCGACGCGAGGCCGACGAGTTCGTCTACGACGTCTTGACGGTGCCAAGTGCGCAAGACGCGGTGATCGCCGTTCTCTTCAACCCGACGATCCAGGCCGTCTTCCTTCGCTACAACTTCGGCTTCTTCACCAACAACAACCATCCGGCCCTGCGGCGATACCTCGACGCCCTTTCGGCCGAGAAGATGCCCAACAGCTATGGCCTGGACCGCAGCCTGCACCTGGCCTCGGTGCTCAAGAAGCTCCGGCCCGAGCTCGACCTGTACCTGGTCACCGATACGCCGCTGGACTCGGTGGCCGGCAACGTCGGCAGCGCCTTCCGCCGCACGTTCTACCGGCTCGAGCAGTACATGGAACAGCACCTGAGCATCCTGCGCGGCGTGCGTGAGCGCTACGAGACGCCGTTCTTCGATGCCCTGCGCCGCTATGCCGCCAAGCCCACGGGCGTGTTCCACGCGTTGCCCATCGCCCGGGGCAAGAGCATGACCACCAGCCACTGGGCCAAGGACTTCCACGAGTTCTATGGTTCGAACCTGTTCCTGGCCGAAACGAGCGCGACCAGCGGCGGGCTCGACTCACTGCTCCAGCCGCGTGGCCCCATCCGCAAGGCACAGGAAGCCGCCGCCCGGGCTTTCGGGGCTCGCCAGACGTTCTTCGTCACCAACGGCACCTCAACGGCCAACAAGATCGTTCAGCAGGCACTGGTCCAGCCGGGCGACATCGTGCTGGTCGACCGCGACTGCCACAAGAGCCACCACTACGCGTTCGTGCTGGCCGGGGCGCATCCGGTGTATCTTGATTCGTACCCGCTCCAGAAGTACACGATGTACGGCGCGGTGCCGCTTGAGGAGATCGAGAGGCAACTGCTGGCCCTCCAGGACGCGGGCAAGCTCGATCGCGTGCGGATGCTGGTCTTGACCAACTGCACGTTCGACGGATTGACGTACGACCCGGCCGCCGTCATGCAGCGCATCCTGGCGATCAAGCCCGACATGATCTTTCTGTGGGACGAGGCCTGGTTCGGCTATGCCCGGTTCAGCCCCACGCTTCGGCGGCGCACGGCGATGGATGCCGCCAGCCGATTGCGGAGGATGTATCGCAGCGACGAATATCGCAACGCCTACGCCAACAGGTCCGACGCCGACGGGGCCATGGCCGACCCCGATCAGGTCCGTGTGCGCGTGTACGCCACGCAATCGACGCACAAGACGCTCACGAGCCTTCGCCAGGGGTCGATGATCCACGTGTACGACGAGGACTTCGAGCAGCGAGCCAGCACGGCCCTGCTCGAGGCGCTCATGACGCATACGTCGACCTCGCCAAACTACCAGATCATCGCCTCGCTCGATGCGGGCCGGCGACAGGTGGAGTTGGAAGGGTACGAATTGGTCGAGAAGACCATCGATCTGGCGATGACGCTGCGCAAGCGGGTCAACGAGCATCCGGATATCTCCAGGTTCTTCCGCGTCCTGCGGCCGGCCGACATGATCCCAAGCGAGCTTCGCCCGAGTGGCCTGGAGTTCTACTACGACCCCGAGCAGGGCTGGGGCAAGATGGATGCGGCCTGGCGGGAGGACGAGTTCACGCTCGATCCCACGCGAGTGACGCTGGAGATGAGCGCTACGGGCATCGACGGCGACACGCTGCGGCACATGTTGATGGATCGCTACGACATCCAGATCAACAAGACCTCTCGCAACACCATGCTCTTCATGCCCAACATCGGCACCACGCGTGGCGACGTGGCGTATCTCATCGAGACGCTTGCCGACATCTCGCGACGCGTGGAAGACCAGCTCAGCACCGAGAGCAGCGCCGGGCTCAGCCTGCACACCCAGAAGGTGGACTCACTGCTGGAAGGTCCGCCACTGCCGAACTTCAGCCGCTTTCACGATGCCTTCCGCGACACCAGCGCCGACACGCCCGAGGGCGATCTGCGCCGCGCGTTCTTCCTGGCATACGACCAGGACAACACCGCCTGGGTCAAGCTCGATCGCGATTTGCTGCGACAGATCAAGGACGGCCGGGAGTTCGTCTCGGCCGCATTCGTCACGCCGTATCCACCGGGGTTTCCCATTCTCGTCCCCGGGCAGGTCCTCAGCGCGGAGATCATCGCGTACCTGCTGGCACTGGACGTCAAGGAGATCCACGGCTATCACACTACGTACGGCCTGCGCGTGTTCGAAGACCACGTGCTCGGGTCGTAG